GACCGGTGGTCGAAGTAGCGCCGCGCGGCCATGTCGGCGCCGTGCCGCCGCGCGATCGCCGCCAAGAGGCCGTTCCAGCGCAGCGGCTCGAGGCCGCGCGCCGCGCGCTCCGCGTTGACGCCGTCGAACGTGCTTCGCTCCAGCGCGCGCAGCTCCTCCGCGTCGCGGCGCGGCGGGGGGGCGACGAGGAGCAGGACGACGACGATCCGGCCGTCGCGGCGCTCCGCCCAGCCGGCGCCGACCTCGCGGTACTTCTTCGCCATCACGGCGGCCCATTCGGCCGGCGAGCCGCGCCACGGCTCGACGATCCGCTCCGCCGGGACGTCGCGCCGCCAGGCGACGAGCCGGTGCTCGCGCGCCTCCGCGTAGACGACGCCCGCCGCGTCGAGGAACGGCGCGGTCGGCGCCGCCTCGCCGAGTTGCGCGGCCGGCAGGGCCGCGAGATCCCGCGCGCGCCGCGCCGCGGCGACGGCGAGCGCGGCGGGGCGCTCGAAGCGCGGCAGGCCGGCCTCGGCGCGCACGCGGTCGAGCAGCGCCAGCACGGACGTCGCGGGGTCGGGCGCGCCCGGCGCGGCGCAGACGGCGCCGGCGGCGGCGAGCGCCGCGACGACCGCCGTGAACAACCGGAAGACGCGGTTCGTCATGCGCCCAGTCTACAAGCGCCGGCGCGGCCGCAGGGAAGGGGACGGCGACGGGACGGCGCGACGACGCGCCGCGGCCGCGGAGTACGAGAA
This is a stretch of genomic DNA from bacterium. It encodes these proteins:
- a CDS encoding CAP domain-containing protein codes for the protein MTNRVFRLFTAVVAALAAAGAVCAAPGAPDPATSVLALLDRVRAEAGLPRFERPAALAVAAARRARDLAALPAAQLGEAAPTAPFLDAAGVVYAEAREHRLVAWRRDVPAERIVEPWRGSPAEWAAVMAKKYREVGAGWAERRDGRIVVVLLLVAPPPRRDAEELRALERSTFDGVNAERAARGLEPLRWNGLLAAIARRHGADMAARRYFDHRSPEGTTPAQRVEAAGLDFRAVGENLAESLGQDDPAANAVRGWMNSPEHRDNILDRTFEESGLGVAVGPRGELYFTQLFYTAPKRRGPPRR